In Methanomicrobium antiquum, one DNA window encodes the following:
- a CDS encoding phospholipase D-like domain-containing protein — translation MKTGRIFFKAVLSVFLIFILVCSSQAFLITSFCPDTWLKGEGDEFFVLSGTGSLNGIMVSDGEGSVRFPENSYCSGLVVVAREGEAYEKIHKKPPDYEMYDTSPAIPDAIRTGNLQMGNSGDELTLYKNSKVIQTVSWPGDVSKGEGRVHFLKDGIWDARPYFIGQSEFSPETFEDVTLTAFVSPDCSYEVLKDAVLDAKSDIKLNVYEFTSPYIAEILKGKSKSGVKLTVLLEGGPVGGISSDENYAVSEITGAGASVYSVETEIGPFHTPYRYNHAKYMITDDENILLASENFGLTGFPPQGKTGNRGYGVYVNDKQTSEYFKSVFEEDINGGWVGAFTPKRGSLSPDEESLKSFSPEFKPEVFTGVFLTPVISPDTSYLIEDMISNAKYSVDIEQAYIKNWSTGKNPYLEAAIDAARRGANVRILLDSYWFNTEGDLDNDEMAEYINSVAKSENLPLEAGLADLNRLGIEKIHNKAVITDGESVLISSVNWNENSPSYNREAGVILSGGNVSKYYKKVFDYDWERRQGAESAVFSGLSENDGYGAKCLTGIIVIFLFAVIYLVRRR, via the coding sequence ATGAAGACCGGCAGAATTTTTTTTAAAGCAGTTTTGTCTGTTTTCTTAATTTTTATTTTAGTCTGCTCTTCGCAGGCATTTTTGATTACATCATTTTGTCCTGATACCTGGCTAAAAGGTGAGGGTGATGAATTTTTTGTTCTTTCCGGAACTGGAAGCTTAAATGGCATAATGGTATCAGACGGTGAAGGAAGTGTAAGGTTTCCTGAAAATTCGTATTGTTCGGGCTTAGTTGTTGTAGCCCGCGAGGGAGAAGCGTATGAAAAGATTCACAAAAAACCTCCTGATTATGAGATGTATGACACAAGTCCGGCAATTCCTGATGCAATAAGAACCGGAAATCTTCAGATGGGAAACAGCGGCGATGAACTGACGCTTTACAAAAACAGCAAAGTCATTCAGACTGTCTCCTGGCCTGGGGATGTCTCAAAAGGAGAAGGAAGAGTTCATTTTTTAAAAGACGGCATCTGGGATGCCCGTCCGTATTTTATTGGGCAGTCGGAATTTTCACCGGAGACTTTTGAGGATGTGACACTCACTGCCTTTGTATCGCCTGACTGTTCATATGAAGTCTTAAAGGATGCCGTTTTGGATGCAAAATCAGATATAAAACTTAATGTCTATGAATTTACAAGCCCCTATATCGCCGAAATTCTGAAAGGAAAATCAAAAAGCGGGGTAAAACTTACTGTTCTTTTAGAAGGAGGGCCTGTTGGAGGAATATCTTCTGATGAGAATTATGCAGTGTCAGAAATCACAGGTGCAGGAGCGTCTGTATATTCAGTTGAGACCGAAATCGGGCCTTTTCATACACCCTACAGATATAATCATGCAAAATACATGATAACCGATGATGAAAATATCCTTTTAGCAAGCGAAAATTTTGGTTTAACCGGATTTCCGCCGCAAGGAAAAACCGGAAACCGCGGGTATGGCGTTTATGTGAATGACAAACAGACTTCGGAGTATTTCAAATCTGTCTTCGAAGAGGACATAAATGGCGGATGGGTCGGGGCTTTCACTCCCAAAAGAGGAAGTCTAAGTCCGGATGAGGAGTCTTTGAAATCTTTTTCTCCGGAATTTAAGCCTGAGGTTTTTACGGGCGTTTTTTTAACTCCTGTTATCTCTCCTGACACAAGTTATCTGATTGAGGATATGATTTCGAATGCGAAGTATTCTGTTGATATAGAACAGGCATACATCAAAAACTGGTCAACAGGGAAAAATCCCTATCTTGAGGCCGCAATTGACGCGGCAAGGCGTGGTGCCAATGTCAGGATTCTTCTTGATTCGTACTGGTTTAATACAGAAGGTGACCTGGACAACGATGAAATGGCTGAATATATAAATTCGGTTGCAAAATCAGAAAATCTGCCGCTTGAAGCAGGCCTTGCTGATTTAAACCGCCTTGGAATTGAGAAGATTCACAACAAGGCAGTAATTACTGACGGCGAATCTGTTCTTATAAGCTCTGTCAACTGGAATGAAAATTCGCCTTCATATAACCGTGAGGCAGGAGTTATTCTCTCCGGCGGGAATGTTTCAAAATATTACAAAAAAGTCTTTGATTATGATTGGGAAAGAAGGCAGGGTGCAGAAAGCGCAGTTTTTTCAGGTTTGTCTGAAAATGACGGATACGGGGCTAAATGCCTGACAGGGATTATTGTAATATTTCTTTTTGCCGTAATTTATCTGGTTCGAAGACGATGA
- a CDS encoding nucleoside 2-deoxyribosyltransferase, with protein sequence MFILMCPCIKDPRLRARGITTQSDIREFSACIRRCEDFSVEIVCLPCPETIYLGKNREPGSFLEKLNTKEFAELIERLSEDVKKLIDEKGEPLCIVGVDSSPSCGVNKTYYSDVKENKRGAFLEKFSNISAFDVSEFSKYKIYLAAPLFSSAEQNFNEKLAGILRKNMFLVHLPQEIGDNKPMRDELQNRKIFDENLRALKEADIVVSVIDGADADSGTSWEMGYAYACGKKIVSLRTDFRRVGASECTNLMLEESSIVVSSADELLSVLNPPNVAKFSRKN encoded by the coding sequence ATGTTTATACTGATGTGCCCGTGCATAAAAGACCCCCGTCTTAGAGCAAGAGGAATCACAACGCAGTCCGATATAAGGGAATTTTCGGCCTGCATCAGGCGTTGTGAGGATTTTTCAGTTGAAATTGTCTGTCTTCCATGCCCTGAGACAATATATCTTGGAAAGAACAGAGAACCTGGAAGTTTTCTTGAGAAACTGAATACAAAGGAATTTGCAGAACTTATTGAGAGGCTTTCTGAGGATGTTAAAAAATTAATTGATGAGAAGGGCGAGCCTTTGTGCATTGTCGGAGTTGATTCATCTCCATCATGCGGTGTTAACAAAACATATTATTCTGATGTTAAGGAAAACAAAAGAGGCGCATTTTTAGAGAAATTTAGCAATATCTCTGCATTCGATGTTTCAGAGTTTTCAAAGTATAAAATTTATCTGGCGGCACCTCTGTTTTCTTCTGCAGAACAAAATTTTAATGAAAAGCTTGCAGGAATTCTTCGTAAAAATATGTTTTTGGTCCATCTTCCACAGGAGATTGGCGATAATAAACCTATGAGGGATGAATTGCAGAACAGAAAAATATTTGACGAAAATCTTCGTGCATTAAAAGAGGCTGATATTGTAGTTTCGGTAATAGATGGTGCGGATGCGGATTCAGGCACTTCATGGGAGATGGGTTATGCATATGCCTGCGGGAAGAAGATTGTCTCTTTAAGAACAGATTTTCGCCGGGTTGGTGCATCGGAATGCACAAATCTCATGCTTGAAGAGTCATCGATTGTTGTATCTTCGGCAGATGAGCTTTTATCTGTTCTTAATCCGCCCAATGTGGCAAAATTCAGCAGAAAGAATTGA
- a CDS encoding zinc finger domain-containing protein, which yields MQTEKCTSCKAPLSEPGWTKFACPKCGEPIYRCHRCRHQSIPYTCQKCGYEGP from the coding sequence ATGCAGACAGAAAAATGCACATCGTGCAAAGCACCTCTTTCAGAGCCGGGATGGACAAAATTCGCCTGCCCAAAGTGCGGCGAGCCAATCTACAGATGCCACAGATGCAGACACCAGAGCATTCCTTATACATGCCAGAAATGCGGATATGAGGGGCCATAA
- a CDS encoding elongation factor 1-beta produces the protein MGDVAIIVKVMPESPDVDLEELKAAIKEKYPGTQDMQAEPIGFGLSALKVAIVIPDGEAGASEEAEQILASIKGVQSAEIVSLTLT, from the coding sequence ATGGGTGACGTAGCAATTATTGTAAAGGTCATGCCGGAATCTCCGGATGTTGACTTAGAGGAGTTAAAAGCGGCAATCAAGGAGAAGTATCCCGGAACACAGGATATGCAGGCAGAACCAATAGGATTTGGATTATCTGCACTAAAGGTTGCAATTGTAATACCGGACGGCGAGGCAGGCGCATCAGAAGAGGCAGAACAGATTCTTGCATCTATAAAAGGCGTCCAGAGTGCTGAGATTGTATCTCTTACACTTACATAA
- a CDS encoding histidine kinase dimerization/phosphoacceptor domain -containing protein, with product MAENSQKYMNLGSHWIFIILILTIMAFAVNFIAFVFEITYSVANLFLIPVIVATFLYQKKGLLYTFAVMILYLCFSYFLSPQSVNLLNAGEHVIVMIGIALIITLLSIALHDSEKRYRLLFETSPAPFIVIDGKGAITDVNENFHELFGYEKDSLAGKNIKELDFIAEESRPEIEKYIHQIKSGETQKKPFLVHIEDEKGFIHTCRFFSNTLYDEWGETEMNMIALLDITDNVIAEKRIKLSLKEKEMLLKEVHHRVKNNLQIIVSILKLQLNRTCDEQASETLRDCQNRVYSMSLVHEKMYRSDSFATINIKEYLESLSKDIVMQYSGIMGRVSVDITAEKDLNFDLDTIVPCALITNELLTNSLKYAFPNKESGHISINFAGKKPPYIFTYKDDGIGMPVDYDPEKTNTLGVKIVRSLVRQLRGEMEIKSNAGTEIIITFPSEK from the coding sequence ATGGCGGAAAATTCTCAGAAATATATGAATCTGGGCAGTCACTGGATTTTTATAATTCTAATTCTGACCATAATGGCCTTTGCTGTTAATTTTATTGCTTTTGTATTTGAGATTACATACTCTGTTGCAAATTTGTTTTTGATACCGGTAATTGTTGCAACTTTTCTCTATCAGAAAAAAGGGCTTTTATACACCTTTGCTGTGATGATTTTGTATCTGTGCTTTTCATATTTTTTGTCTCCACAGTCTGTAAATCTTCTAAACGCCGGTGAACATGTAATTGTAATGATTGGAATTGCTCTTATCATTACACTGTTAAGCATTGCACTACATGACAGTGAAAAAAGATACAGGCTTTTATTTGAGACCTCTCCTGCACCTTTTATTGTAATTGATGGAAAAGGAGCAATTACAGATGTAAACGAAAATTTCCATGAACTTTTCGGCTACGAAAAAGATTCTCTTGCAGGAAAAAATATCAAAGAGCTTGATTTTATTGCAGAAGAAAGCAGACCTGAAATTGAGAAATACATCCACCAGATTAAAAGCGGTGAGACGCAAAAAAAGCCCTTTTTGGTTCACATTGAAGATGAAAAAGGATTCATACATACATGCCGTTTTTTTTCAAACACTCTTTATGATGAATGGGGCGAGACAGAGATGAACATGATTGCCCTTTTGGACATAACTGATAATGTTATCGCAGAAAAAAGGATAAAACTCTCTTTAAAGGAGAAGGAGATGCTTTTAAAAGAGGTTCATCACCGTGTCAAAAACAATCTCCAGATAATTGTAAGCATACTAAAGCTTCAGCTTAACAGGACCTGCGATGAACAGGCATCTGAGACCTTAAGAGACTGCCAGAACAGAGTATATTCAATGTCTCTTGTGCATGAAAAGATGTATAGATCAGACAGTTTTGCAACAATTAACATAAAAGAATACTTAGAAAGCCTCTCAAAAGACATTGTGATGCAGTATTCAGGAATTATGGGAAGAGTCAGTGTTGATATAACAGCAGAAAAGGACTTAAATTTTGATCTCGATACAATTGTCCCCTGTGCACTTATTACAAACGAACTTTTGACAAATTCCTTAAAATATGCATTTCCAAATAAAGAATCAGGCCATATAAGTATAAATTTTGCAGGAAAAAAACCGCCGTACATATTCACATACAAAGATGACGGGATAGGAATGCCTGTGGATTATGACCCCGAAAAGACAAATACTCTTGGAGTAAAGATTGTCCGATCTCTTGTCAGACAGCTAAGGGGAGAAATGGAAATTAAGAGTAATGCCGGAACAGAAATTATCATAACTTTTCCGAGTGAGAAATAA
- a CDS encoding class I SAM-dependent methyltransferase, producing the protein MDKIPYEKIWKEMMLEVFENDEKTNNRIKWESVEHAREYWERTKRDKKRPLNQLELINPKKDDRILDIGSGPGTIAIPAAKISKEVLAVEPSIGMCTVLLERAKEENLSNISVIQKKWEDVSEEELGENKFDIVVASFSISIPDIAEEIKKMNSVCKGRVFIFWFAGSFSWDDLEFEEFWKGIKSKDFYPGPKADLLYAILSDLKIYPDVSTYSLKVSDSFDSVEKACKKICQRHSVTDELDKKQVLEFLKSKYKDNSEKIKITGSSNRVCMWWNVKTKTGQN; encoded by the coding sequence ATGGATAAAATACCATACGAAAAAATCTGGAAAGAGATGATGCTTGAGGTTTTTGAAAACGATGAAAAGACCAACAACCGCATTAAATGGGAATCGGTTGAGCATGCACGTGAATATTGGGAAAGGACAAAAAGGGATAAAAAAAGACCTTTAAACCAGCTTGAATTGATTAATCCAAAAAAAGATGACAGAATATTAGACATAGGTTCAGGGCCCGGTACAATTGCAATCCCGGCTGCTAAAATATCAAAAGAGGTGCTTGCAGTAGAGCCGTCTATTGGGATGTGCACAGTTTTATTAGAACGGGCAAAAGAAGAGAATCTTTCAAACATAAGCGTCATTCAAAAGAAATGGGAGGATGTATCAGAAGAAGAACTGGGTGAGAATAAATTTGACATTGTTGTTGCATCATTTTCAATTTCAATCCCCGATATCGCTGAAGAAATTAAAAAGATGAATTCGGTCTGCAAAGGACGTGTTTTTATATTCTGGTTTGCAGGCAGTTTTTCATGGGATGATTTGGAATTTGAGGAATTTTGGAAGGGCATAAAATCAAAGGACTTCTATCCGGGACCAAAAGCAGATCTTCTCTACGCAATCTTATCAGATCTTAAAATATATCCGGATGTTTCAACATATTCCCTTAAGGTATCAGACTCTTTTGATTCAGTAGAAAAGGCATGCAAAAAAATCTGCCAGAGACATTCTGTGACTGATGAACTTGATAAAAAACAGGTCCTGGAATTTTTAAAATCAAAATACAAAGACAATTCAGAAAAAATTAAGATTACAGGAAGTTCAAACCGCGTCTGTATGTGGTGGAATGTCAAAACGAAAACAGGTCAAAACTAA
- a CDS encoding DUF367 family protein: MIPLLAWRDNSCNPKVCSVKKLEKFRLVKIYPRVTSIPKNTLMLDPTAPQALSPADKISPSLTVLDCTWETLNTGIIDGWHKRRALPFLVAANPGHFGRPFMLNSVEAFAAALYILGEAEQAKLILSKFNWGLRFLEVNAKPLEEYAGAKDSSEILEIQSYYY; encoded by the coding sequence ATGATACCGCTTCTGGCCTGGCGGGATAACAGCTGTAACCCGAAAGTCTGCTCTGTCAAAAAGCTTGAAAAATTCAGACTTGTCAAAATTTATCCCAGGGTCACCTCAATACCAAAAAATACTCTGATGCTTGACCCTACTGCACCTCAGGCGCTCTCGCCGGCGGATAAAATTTCACCATCTCTCACAGTCCTTGACTGCACATGGGAGACTTTAAACACCGGAATCATTGACGGATGGCACAAAAGACGGGCGCTCCCGTTTCTGGTTGCAGCAAATCCGGGTCATTTCGGAAGACCTTTTATGCTAAACTCAGTTGAAGCGTTTGCGGCGGCTCTCTATATTCTAGGCGAGGCTGAACAGGCAAAATTAATTCTTTCAAAGTTTAACTGGGGTCTTAGATTCCTTGAGGTGAATGCAAAACCATTAGAAGAGTACGCCGGTGCAAAAGACTCCTCTGAAATTCTTGAGATTCAGTCTTACTATTACTAA
- a CDS encoding uridylate kinase encodes MNENKKKRLKKINSSEKETSEEKLLRLNDKILVVKIGGSLLDEIEGILNILKKTRRKILIVPGGGIFADSVREIDPDPDAAHWMAILAMEQFGYYISSFGVFTTDNLRAYDFNADLNVLLPYKILKETDSLPHSWDVTSDSIAAWVADRLSSDLLILKSVDGITNNSKLLEEITDICADFSCEEVDSFLIKFLLEKRINTWILNARKPEILVDFLSGKNFSGTHIHGSF; translated from the coding sequence GTGAATGAAAACAAAAAAAAGCGGTTGAAAAAAATTAACTCTTCAGAAAAAGAGACCTCTGAAGAGAAATTACTCCGTTTAAATGATAAAATCCTTGTTGTAAAAATTGGCGGAAGTCTGCTGGACGAAATAGAGGGAATTTTAAATATCCTGAAAAAAACAAGAAGAAAAATTCTGATAGTTCCGGGAGGAGGAATCTTTGCAGACTCTGTAAGAGAGATAGATCCAGACCCTGACGCTGCCCACTGGATGGCAATTCTTGCAATGGAGCAGTTTGGATATTACATATCATCATTTGGTGTTTTTACAACAGATAATCTTAGAGCATACGATTTTAACGCGGATTTAAATGTTCTTTTACCATACAAAATTTTGAAAGAGACTGACTCTCTTCCCCATTCATGGGATGTAACATCAGACTCAATTGCCGCGTGGGTTGCTGACAGATTATCATCAGATCTATTAATTCTTAAATCAGTAGACGGTATCACAAACAACTCAAAACTATTAGAAGAGATAACAGATATTTGCGCAGATTTCTCATGCGAAGAGGTTGACTCATTTTTGATTAAGTTCCTTCTTGAGAAAAGAATAAACACATGGATTTTAAATGCCAGAAAACCGGAGATTCTGGTTGATTTTTTAAGTGGGAAGAATTTTTCAGGAACTCACATCCATGGAAGTTTTTAA
- a CDS encoding ABC transporter substrate binding protein — protein sequence MRYNCPKEISGTGIFITAIILLLIFASQSASAVSNDSDEYEILYINSYHQGHDWSDNIAKGVTDYFKDDNDVKIFTEYMDTKQYPQESHLENLYSLYLEKYKNRQFDAIITSDDNALFFVLKHQKNLFQDTPVIFCGVNEVPADFQEKYPKVTGILESLPIKETIDTAIKVNPKPLKEIYIITDTTETGLSYRILTDDIIQNYPQVRFTQIYNITMNQLSYDVKNLSKDSAIIYIAFNRDSEGNTFTNKEAVRLISKNSDVPIYTMTDYLLDSDVAGGIVVSSYDHGYQASEIAHEVIRGRNPSDIAIEKDSKYYPAFNYETLKKFNFDTSKLPENSVIVNKPEESVEIPIITYLIILTAFVLLFLLSVLLVIYNRRLKITGELLKSSEDRLSMAILATKDGILDWNSKENQIYLNKAGLEILGYKAKDTIVSPERWTESIHPDDKKGAMELFRRFKENQGNFTTEYRVKTRKGDYKWIRTRAKSFESTDGKTTRIIGTFTDINETVRYKNALLEANKKLSILSSVTRHDILNQATALLGYIEIMKDMFADNKDISSFIPKLTRSVETIQQQINFSKDYEEMGNTEPKWQNVSDVAKRAAVSAGDEKIKISVDTGNVEIFADHMLQKVFYNLFDNTKRHGEDATQINVTFKKTINKTGIIIVEDNGKGIEPSKKEYVFEKGFGGNSGYGLFLIKNILEITGIKIKETGIYQKGAKFEIIVPENLWYIPTDINDLDINEFVK from the coding sequence ATGCGATATAACTGCCCAAAAGAGATTTCCGGTACAGGAATTTTTATTACTGCGATAATTCTCCTGCTTATTTTTGCTTCACAATCAGCATCTGCTGTATCGAATGATTCAGATGAATATGAAATACTCTACATAAACTCATATCATCAGGGACATGACTGGAGTGATAATATCGCCAAAGGCGTAACTGATTATTTCAAAGATGATAATGATGTAAAAATTTTTACCGAATACATGGATACAAAACAGTATCCGCAGGAATCTCATCTTGAAAATTTATACAGCCTTTATCTTGAAAAATATAAAAACAGACAATTTGATGCAATAATTACTTCAGATGATAATGCATTGTTTTTTGTTTTAAAACACCAAAAAAATCTTTTCCAGGACACTCCTGTAATTTTCTGCGGCGTAAATGAAGTCCCCGCGGATTTTCAGGAAAAATACCCAAAAGTTACCGGGATTTTAGAATCACTGCCGATAAAAGAGACAATTGATACTGCAATAAAAGTTAATCCAAAACCTCTAAAAGAGATATATATCATCACAGATACAACAGAAACCGGCCTTTCATACAGGATTTTAACTGATGATATTATTCAGAATTACCCGCAAGTCAGATTCACACAGATATATAACATAACAATGAATCAGCTTTCATATGATGTCAAAAACTTATCAAAAGACTCGGCAATCATATATATAGCATTCAACAGAGACAGCGAGGGCAATACTTTCACAAACAAAGAAGCTGTGAGGCTGATCTCCAAAAATTCAGATGTACCGATATATACAATGACTGATTATCTCCTCGATTCAGATGTTGCAGGAGGAATTGTTGTTTCATCATACGATCACGGATATCAGGCATCAGAAATTGCCCATGAAGTAATTAGAGGCAGGAATCCTTCAGATATTGCAATCGAAAAAGATTCAAAATACTACCCTGCATTTAACTATGAAACACTTAAGAAATTTAATTTTGACACATCAAAACTTCCAGAAAATAGTGTTATTGTAAATAAACCTGAAGAATCTGTTGAAATTCCAATAATTACCTACCTAATCATCCTTACAGCATTCGTTTTATTATTCCTGCTTTCAGTTCTTCTCGTCATATACAACAGAAGACTAAAGATTACCGGAGAATTACTGAAATCAAGCGAAGACAGACTTTCAATGGCAATTCTGGCCACAAAAGACGGCATATTGGACTGGAATTCAAAAGAAAATCAGATCTATTTAAACAAGGCAGGCCTTGAAATACTTGGCTATAAAGCAAAAGATACCATAGTCTCCCCTGAACGGTGGACAGAATCAATTCATCCTGATGATAAAAAAGGAGCAATGGAATTATTCAGGAGATTTAAAGAGAATCAGGGAAATTTCACAACAGAATACAGGGTAAAAACAAGAAAAGGCGACTATAAATGGATTCGTACAAGAGCAAAATCATTTGAAAGCACTGATGGTAAAACAACAAGAATTATAGGGACATTCACAGATATTAATGAGACAGTAAGATACAAAAACGCACTTCTGGAAGCAAACAAAAAATTAAGCATACTGTCATCTGTTACAAGGCATGACATCCTAAACCAGGCAACAGCACTTCTTGGCTACATCGAAATTATGAAAGATATGTTTGCCGACAATAAGGATATTTCATCTTTTATTCCCAAACTTACAAGATCTGTGGAAACTATCCAGCAACAGATAAACTTCTCAAAAGATTATGAAGAGATGGGAAACACTGAGCCAAAATGGCAGAATGTGTCAGACGTTGCAAAAAGAGCGGCTGTATCAGCAGGAGATGAAAAAATAAAAATATCAGTCGATACCGGAAATGTAGAGATTTTTGCCGATCATATGCTTCAAAAGGTCTTCTATAATCTCTTTGACAATACAAAAAGGCATGGAGAAGATGCCACACAGATTAATGTAACATTCAAAAAAACCATAAACAAAACAGGAATTATTATCGTTGAAGACAACGGGAAAGGAATAGAACCTTCCAAAAAAGAGTATGTTTTTGAGAAAGGGTTTGGCGGAAATTCAGGATATGGTCTGTTTCTGATAAAAAACATCCTTGAAATAACAGGAATAAAAATAAAGGAGACCGGAATTTATCAAAAAGGAGCAAAATTCGAGATAATAGTTCCTGAAAACCTCTGGTACATTCCTACAGACATTAATGATTTAGACATTAATGAATTTGTGAAATGA
- a CDS encoding response regulator, with protein sequence MATNKKILIVEDEGIVSLEIRETLENLGYIVVGEARSGLEAIEMAKDKTPDLVLMDIVLQGDMDGIEAAERIYTLYNIPVIYLTSHSDEATLKRALKTNAFGYLIKPFNDRELYSNIEMTLHKHRIMKNVEPAEIIDSTLTLVSDAVISTDTRGNITRINPSAESLTGWSRGDALGFDIFTIFELDREKIIGLMDSVRMDNFEKRNLLSWVDGLLLKKKNGDIISLSLNIGFVRGNKINPDEFFFVLIPDSLDDNCTPETLERYYRIVLDAIGDPVFLSDSDMKIVLYNQAFSDLCGVLGVDLTNLNNPVYEILPQDIFGGRWDYEEIFKTKTAYKKERSYKTDKNTRYLTIETIPLSDGDSITHVAVVSNDVTWEKEMDERDEKIARNFKAHSKNAEEIADLCALLKQPLSRIRRIAEKKTSPENRAIINEVSEMSDILFNIDMKWLRYEQIKNYFDVRGGSVPEESEEKEITIPD encoded by the coding sequence TTGGCCACTAATAAAAAGATCCTTATTGTCGAAGATGAAGGAATTGTTTCACTGGAGATAAGGGAGACTCTTGAAAACCTTGGATATATTGTGGTAGGGGAGGCCAGATCAGGATTAGAAGCAATAGAGATGGCAAAGGATAAGACTCCTGATCTTGTTTTAATGGATATTGTCCTTCAGGGCGATATGGATGGAATAGAAGCGGCAGAGCGGATATATACTCTTTACAATATCCCTGTAATTTATCTTACATCCCATTCTGATGAAGCTACACTTAAAAGAGCCCTTAAAACAAATGCATTTGGATATCTCATAAAGCCCTTCAACGACCGCGAGTTATACAGCAATATTGAGATGACGCTTCATAAGCACAGGATTATGAAGAATGTTGAGCCTGCCGAAATTATAGACTCTACTTTAACACTTGTGTCTGATGCTGTAATCTCAACTGATACACGCGGAAATATTACAAGAATCAATCCATCAGCAGAATCCCTGACAGGATGGTCACGCGGTGATGCGCTGGGCTTTGATATTTTCACAATTTTTGAGCTTGACAGAGAAAAAATAATAGGACTTATGGACTCTGTCAGGATGGATAATTTTGAGAAACGAAATCTTCTCTCGTGGGTTGACGGGCTTTTGCTTAAGAAAAAGAACGGGGATATAATATCTCTTTCCTTAAATATAGGTTTTGTCAGGGGAAATAAGATTAATCCGGATGAGTTCTTCTTTGTTTTAATACCTGACAGCCTGGATGACAATTGTACTCCGGAGACTCTTGAGAGGTATTACAGGATTGTCTTGGACGCTATAGGCGACCCTGTATTTTTATCAGATTCTGATATGAAGATTGTTCTTTATAATCAGGCGTTTTCAGATCTCTGCGGAGTTTTGGGAGTTGATTTAACAAACCTAAATAATCCCGTGTATGAGATTTTGCCTCAGGATATTTTTGGCGGCCGGTGGGATTATGAGGAGATTTTCAAGACCAAAACCGCATATAAAAAAGAGAGGTCATATAAAACTGATAAAAATACACGTTATCTTACAATTGAGACAATTCCACTATCTGACGGAGATTCCATCACACATGTTGCAGTGGTTTCAAATGATGTTACATGGGAGAAGGAGATGGATGAGAGGGATGAAAAAATTGCACGAAACTTTAAGGCTCACAGCAAAAATGCAGAGGAAATAGCAGATCTATGTGCACTTTTAAAACAGCCTCTTTCAAGGATTAGAAGAATTGCAGAAAAAAAGACTTCTCCTGAGAACAGGGCAATCATAAATGAAGTTTCAGAGATGTCTGATATACTTTTTAATATTGATATGAAATGGCTCAGATATGAACAGATAAAAAATTATTTTGATGTGAGAGGCGGGTCTGTTCCTGAAGAAAGTGAGGAAAAGGAGATTACGATTCCTGATTAA